In Arachis hypogaea cultivar Tifrunner chromosome 17, arahy.Tifrunner.gnm2.J5K5, whole genome shotgun sequence, a single window of DNA contains:
- the LOC112763149 gene encoding uncharacterized protein gives MASSNTPSETPTSQEQGSTPDPSIGTQKNSNRGKTDLAWGHCKQVLDKGKTALVCIYCEKLIRGGGINRVKHHLAGKGGDIEACRKVPAVVRHQFNQNIEDLRTKKRKTQEEYAESYGACDDVEREFDEIERNEMRQQQASRIPAPSSRKVVGKQVKGLQSFFPPAATPGAQPSIKSVLQSKEIVEKCDIAIARWMMDASVPFNAVNSAYYQPMIDAIANMGAGYKGPNYQRVRGYLLSKLVEDVKKMIEGYRVIWKQTGCTIMADGWTDRCRRTLINFLVYCPKGTVFLKSVDASHISKTAEALFKLLRDVVLFVGPENVVHVVTDNAANYVAAGRLLESEFPRLYWSPCAAHCINLMLQDIGKFVEVTETVSQASMITKYIYNHCHPLYLMRQFTGGREILRPAPTRFATNFIALQSILAQKDALRAMVTSREWRSSAYSKEAKAKKFVDQVLDSKFWNQCTDIVKLTEPLVHVLRIVDSEDRAAMGFLYQAMYKAREDMVKRFQKRKRVVEPYLKILDSRWDLQLKRNLHAAGYWLNPAFRFNSAEFDKHKDTISGLLDVIERYAYGDADLITKLTSEKRIFKNAEGDFGRQSAIRERSTVMPDQWWESYGCGAPNLQKLAIRVLSQTCSSSGCERNWSIFEHIHSKKRNRLEHQKLNDLVYVHYNLRLQQRNRMRKQSYDPICLDAFEDHSEWIMEDSPPFLTPEEVDALRNDLANMSLQSGLDDLDELNLEDDRDDGEANNTSVENANQNETNQDVAPDLSHEERFPDFEWFLFVAAWSPGVFNIAMSGIRALCKQIEAGCDRKGPSAKGRDTPKEKDSVVVKTKGAPRIKKQAV, from the exons ATGGCTTCATCAAATACACCATCAGAAACACCAACTTCTCAGGAACAAGGATCCACTCCTGATCCTTCAATTGGAACCCAAAAAAATAGTAACAGAGGAAAAACTGATCTTGCATGGGGCCATTGTAAACAAGTTTTGGATAAAGGAAAAACTGCTTTGGTATGTATTTATTGCGAGAAGCTTATTAGAGGTGGAGGAATTAACCGGGTTAAGCATCATTTGGCTGGAAAAGGTGGAGATATTGAGGCATGTCGAAAGGTGCCAGCTGTGGTGAGACACCAATTCAATCAAAACATTGAAGATCTTCGaaccaagaaaaggaaaactcaagaagaaTATGCAGAAAGTTATGGTGCTTGTGATGACGTTGAAAGGGAATTTGATGAGATTGAACGTAATGAGATGCGACAACAACAAGCATCAAGAATTCCAGCACCTAGCTCTAGAAAGGTAGTTGGAAAACAAGTCAAGGGATTACAATCCTTTTTTCCACCGGCAGCAACACCTGGAGCTCAACCAAGTATTAAAAGTGTTCTCCAAAGCAAAGAAATTGTGGAGAAGTGTGATATTGCTATTGCAAGATGGATGATGGATGCCTCTGTGCCATTCAATGCGGTTAATTCAGCTTATTATCAGCCGATGATTGATGCTATTGCAAACATGGGTGCAGGGTATAAAGGGCCAAATTACCAAAGAGTTCGTGGATATTTGTTGAGTAAATTGGTTGAAGATGTAAAGAAGATGATTGAAGGTTATCGTGTGATTTGGAAACAAACTGGATGTACTATCATGGCTGATGGATGGACTGATCGTTGTAGACGtactttaattaatttcttagtttattgCCCTAAAGGAACTGTTTTCCTAAAGTCAGTTGATGCTTCTCATATCTCAAAAACTGCTGAGGCTTTGTTTAAGTTGCTTAGGGATGTTGTGTTATTTGTTGGTCCTGAGAATGTTGTACATGTAGTGACGGATAATGCTGCAAATTACGTTGCTGCTGGAAGGTTGTTGGAATCGGAGTTTCCTAGATTGTATTGGTCTCCTTGTGCGGCACATTGTATTAATCTGATGTTGCAGGATATTGGGAAGTTTGTGGAAGTGACTGAAACTGTGTCACAAGCTTCAATGATTACGAAATATATTTATAATCACTGCCATCCTTTGTACTTGATGAGGCAGTTCACAGGCGGCCGAGAAATACTTCGTCCAGCTCCAACTCGATTCGCCACTAATTTCATTGCTTTGCAAAGTATTTTGGCTCAAAAGGATGCATTGAGAGCTATGGTGACATCTAGAGAATGGAGAAGTTCAGCTTACTCTAAAGAAGCCAAAGCAAAAAAGTTTGTGGATCAAGTCTTAGATTCTAAATTTTGGAATCAATGCACTGATATTGTTAAGCTTACGGAGCCACTTGTTCATGTATTGCGTATTGTGGATAGTGAAGATAGAGCTGCAATGGGTTTCCTTTATCAAGCTATGTATAAGGCTAGGGAAGACATGGTGAAGAGGTTTCAAAAAAGAAAGAGGGTTGTTGAACCTTATTTGAAGATTTTAGATTCACGTTGGGATTTACAACTTAAAAGAAACCTTCATGCTGCTGGTTATTGGTTAAATCCAGCTTTTCGATTTAATTCTGCAGAATTTGACAAGCACAAAGACACAATTTCTGGCCTACTAGATGTGATTGAGAGGTATGCTTACGGTGATGCTGATTTGATTACTAAATTGACAAGTGAGAAGAGAATCTTTAAGAATGCTGAAGGAGACTTTGGGAGACAGTCTGCAATACGTGAGCGAAGCACTGTGATGCCTG aTCAATGGTGGGAATCTTATGGATGTGGAGCACCAAACCTGCAAAAGTTAGCAATTCGTGTTTTGAGTCAAACTTGCAGTTCTTCAGGTTGTGAGCGTAACTGGAGCATTTTCGAACACATTCACTCAAAGAAAAGGAATCGGTTAGAGCATCAAAAGCTTAATGATCTTGTTTATGTTCACTACAACTTAAGGCTACAACAAAG GAACCGAATGAGAAAGCAAAGTTATGATCCAATTTGTCTTGATGCATTTGAGGATCATTCGGAATGGATAATGGAAGATTCACCACCATTTTTAACTCCTGAAGAAGTTGATGCTTTACGGAATGATCTTGCAAATATGTCTCTTCAATCAGGTTTAGATGATTTGG ATGAATTGAATCTGGAAGATGATCGAGATGATGGTGAAGCTAATAATACTTCTGTGGAAAATGCAAATCAGAATGAAACCAATCAGGATGTAGCTCCAGATTTGTCACATGAAGAAAGATTTCCAGACTTTGAA TGGTTTTTGTTCGTAGCTGCATGGAGTCCGGGTGTGTTCAATATAGCGATGAGTGGCATACGAGCTTTATGTAAACAAATTGAGGCTGGATGCGATCGGAAGGGTCCGTCGGCAAAGGGAAGAGATACTCCCAAGGAGAAGGATTCCGTAGTAGTTAAGACCAAAGGGGCACCCCGGATCAAGAAACAGGCGGTGTAG